In one window of Gossypium arboreum isolate Shixiya-1 chromosome 4, ASM2569848v2, whole genome shotgun sequence DNA:
- the LOC108466505 gene encoding calcium-dependent protein kinase 26-like, producing the protein MGNVCATSGICSVCASCCGPKPAEEGQKKTDNEGEKSETKEAEAGAAAADGAEVQKDPPEEMKIVKEEKGQGEETLSQRQKSKVTQRQQSSMTRQQSMSMSTPMQRQQSTLQRQQSKVTQRQQSKAPPQRLESKPSQVAVAAATAAVAGKEEAKADAAKSRKPHNVKRQSCAGLKVDAVLQTKTGNLKEYYNLGKKLGQGQFGTTFLCVEKGTGKEYACKSIAKRKLVTPEDVDDVKREIQIMHHLAGHPNVVTIKEAYEDSVAVHVVMELCAGGELFDRIVQRGHYSERKAAELARTIAGVVEACHSMGVMHRDLKPENFLFVNEQEDSPLQAIDFGLSIFFKPGEVLSDVVGSPYYVAPEVLQKHYGPEADVWSAGVIVYILLSGVPPFWGETEQEIFEEVLHGELDFTSDPWPNISESAKDLVKKMLVRDAKKRITAHEVLRHPWVQVDGVAPDKPLDSVVLSRMKQFSAMNKLKKMALKVIAQRLSEEEIAGLKEMFKMIDTDNSGQITYDELKDGLKRFGADLDESEFRALMQAADVNNNGTIDYEEFVAATLHLNKIEREDNLMAAFSYFDKDGSGYITQDELQKACQEFGIEEIHLDEMIGEVDQDNDGRIDYNEFVAMMQKGNPDLGKKTLGIKEALPPS; encoded by the exons ATGGGAAATGTTTGTGCTACATCAGGGATCTGCTCAGTATGCGCGAGTTGTTGCGGTCCTAAACCAGCCGAAGAGGGTCAAAAGAAAACCGACAATGAAGGTGAGAAGTCCGAAACTAAAGAAGCCGAAGCTGGCGCCGCAGCTGCTGACGGTGCCGAGGTTCAGAAGGACCCCCCTGAAGAGATGAAGATTGTGAAGGAAGAGAAAGGACAAGGAGAAGAGACCCTAAGCCAAAGGCAAAAATCAAAGGTTACCCAAAGACAACAATCGTCTATGACGAGGCAACAATCAATGTCAATGTCTACGCCTATGCAAAGACAACAATCAACCCTCCAAAGACAACAATCAAAGGTTACCCAAAGGCAACAATCTAAGGCTCCCCCTCAAAGACTTGAATCCAAACCATCACAGGTTGCAGTTGCAGCAGCGACCGCAGCGGTGGCGGGGAAGGAAGAGGCTAAGGCTGATGCTGCAAAATCTCGGAAGCCTCATAATGTGAAGAGGCAATCATGTGCAGGGCTGAAGGTGGATGCTGTGTTGCAAACCAAGACAGGTAATTTGAAGGAATATTATAACTTGGGGAAGAAGTTAGGGCAAGGCCAGTTTGGGACAACTTTTCTTTGTGTGGAGAAAGGTACCGGAAAGGAGTATGCTTGTAAATCTATTGCCAAAAGGAAACTTGTTACTCCAGAAGATGTTGATGATGTCAAGAGGGAAATTCAGATAATGCATCACTTGGCTGGCCACCCTAATGTTGTCACCATCAAAGAGGCTTATGAGGATTCCGTGGCGGTTCATGTTGTCATGGAGCTGTGTGCCGGGGGAGAACTCTTTGATAGAATTGTACAGAGAGGGCATTATTCTGAAAGAAAGGCGGCTGAACTAGCAAGAACGATAGCTGGTGTTGTGGAAGCCTGCCACTCCATGGGAGTAATGCATAGGGATCTTAAGCCTGAAAATTTCCTTTTCGTTAATGAACAAGAGGATTCACCCCTTCAAGCCATTGATTTCGGATTATCGATATTCTTCAAGCCTG GGGAAGTCTTATCTGATGTGGTTGGAAGCCCATACTATGTTGCACCCGAGGTTTTGCAGAAGCATTATGGTCCAGAAGCAGATGTGTGGAGTGCTGGAGTGATCGTTTACATTCTCTTGAGTGGGGTACCTCCATTCTGGGGTG AAACTGAACAAGAGATATTTGAAGAGGTTTTGCACGGTGAGCTTGACTTCACATCTGATCCTTGGCCTAACATCTCTGAAAGTGCTAAAGATTTAGTGAAAAAAATGCTTGTCAGAGATGCTAAAAAGCGGATAACTGCACATGAAGTACTGC GCCATCCTTGGGTACAGGTTGATGGGGTGGCTCCAGACAAGCCACTTGATTCCGTAGTATTAAGCCGCATGAAGCAGTTTTCTGCAATGAACAAGCTAAAGAAAATGGCCTTAAAG GTCATTGCTCAGAGACTTTCTGAAGAAGAAATAGCAGGTTTGAAGGAAATGTTCAAGATGATAGACACAGATAACAGTGGTCAAATCACATATGATGAACTCAAAGATGGATTGAAAAGATTTGGTGCAGACCTAGATGAGTCAGAATTCCGTGCTCTAATGCAGGCG GCGGACGTTAATAATAATGGTACAATTGACTACGAGGAATTCGTAGCTGCAACATTGCATCTAAACAAGATTGAGAGGGAAGATAATCTCATGGCAGCCTTCTCGTATTTCGACAAAGATGGCAGTGGCTACATCACTCAAGATGAGCTTCAAAAAGCTTGTCAAGAATTCGGTATTGAGGAAATCCACTTGGATGAAATGATCGGAGAAGTTGATCAGGACAAT GATGGCCGGATAGATTACAATGAGTTTGTGGCAATGATGCAGAAAGGCAACCCTGATCTTGGTAAGAAGACCCTCGGAATTAAAGAGGCATTGCCACCTAGCTGA